TGGGCAAGCTGGCCCTGAAACCGCTGCTGGAGCGCGGCGCAGAAATCGCCTGGATCAACGATGCGGTGGGCAGCCCCGAGATGTTCGCGCATCTGCTGGAATTCGACACCGTACATGGGCGCTGGCAGGCCGAATTCGGCTGGGATGACCAGTCGATCACCATCGACGGCACCCGGATTCCGGTCCACACCAGCCGCCGGATCGAGGATCTGCCGCTGAATGGGGTGGATGTGGTGATCGACTGTACCGGCGTCTTCAAGACCGAAGCGAAACTGACCCCCTATTTCGATGCGGGCGTCAAAAAGGTGGTGGTCTCGGCCCCGGTCAAAGATGGCGATACGGCAAACATCGTCTATGGCGTGAACCACGATATCTACGAGCCTGCGCGCCACCGGATCGTCACCGCCGCCAGCTGTACCACCAACTGCCTGGCGCCGGTGGTCAAGGTCCTGCACGAAGGGGTCGGGATCAAGCACGGCTCGATCACCACGATCCATGATGTCACCAATACCCAGACCATCGTCGACCGCCCGGCCAAGGACCTGCGTCGGGCGCGCTCGGCGCTGAATTCGCTGATCCCCACCACCACCGGCAGCGCCACCGCGATCACGCTGATCTATCCCGAACTCAAGGGGAAGCTGAACGGCCATGCGGTGCGGGTGCCGTTGCTGAATGCCTCGATCACCGATTGCGTGTTCGAAGTCGCCCGCGACACCAGCGCCGAAGAGGTCAACGCGCTGTTCAAGGCCGCGGCCGAGGGGCCGCTGAACGGCATCCTGGGATATGAGGAGCGGCCGCTGGTCTCGGCCGATTACACCAACGATCCGCGATCC
The window above is part of the Ruegeria pomeroyi DSS-3 genome. Proteins encoded here:
- a CDS encoding ArsJ-associated glyceraldehyde-3-phosphate dehydrogenase, with product MTVYALNGLGRMGKLALKPLLERGAEIAWINDAVGSPEMFAHLLEFDTVHGRWQAEFGWDDQSITIDGTRIPVHTSRRIEDLPLNGVDVVIDCTGVFKTEAKLTPYFDAGVKKVVVSAPVKDGDTANIVYGVNHDIYEPARHRIVTAASCTTNCLAPVVKVLHEGVGIKHGSITTIHDVTNTQTIVDRPAKDLRRARSALNSLIPTTTGSATAITLIYPELKGKLNGHAVRVPLLNASITDCVFEVARDTSAEEVNALFKAAAEGPLNGILGYEERPLVSADYTNDPRSSIVDAPSTMVVNGTQVKIYAWYDNEMGYAHRLVDVAIMVGDSL